In Spirochaetota bacterium, the genomic window GCCGGAATAACTTAGTCTTAACTATCGATCAGGCACAAGTATACTGCCAAATGATCGAACCGTCTTTGACTTTCAGGACTTGCAATGGTACTATCAGGACAAAACCGCATGATATGGGCACAGTTATTACCGGCAATAATACCGGCAAAATCATCGGCAATAAAATGCAATAATATTGACAATTATCAACAATATACCTATAATGTTTGATAATATAAATCGGCAAAATAATATGGCTTTTGAACTGATAACAAAGATCGGCTGCATGGAACCGATGCTGCCGGAAGAGTCAAACCGCGACGTTGAAGATGTCGTGCTCACGCTCATATCGAAAGCGAGTTCGCTTGCCGGACAGCTCGATCCTATAGTGACCGCGTCCATCGGCAGCCTTGTCAGATCGATGAACTGCTATTATTCCAATCTCATTGAAGGTCATGTCACGCATCCCATCGATATCGATAAGGCACTTCATCAGGATTTCAACAAAGCACCGGAAAAGCGCGCATTGCAGCGAGAAGCTATAGCGCATATCGAGGTTCAAAAGGCCATCGATGAAGGCACGGATGATGCATCAGAACCGCTGACGGCGGCGTATGCCCAATGGATACACCGGGAATTCTGCAGGCGTCTGCCTGATGAAATGTTATGGACGGAAAATCCGGCCACTGGTGAAAAAGCAAAGATCGTTCCGGGTGAGATGCGCGACCGTGAAGTGAAAGTGGGACATCATATACCCCCGGCAGCACAGGCGCTGCCGCAATTCCTTCAGCGCTTTGATGAGGCATACAGCCCCGGCGGTCTATCGCGAGTG contains:
- a CDS encoding Fic family protein yields the protein MAFELITKIGCMEPMLPEESNRDVEDVVLTLISKASSLAGQLDPIVTASIGSLVRSMNCYYSNLIEGHVTHPIDIDKALHQDFNKAPEKRALQREAIAHIEVQKAIDEGTDDASEPLTAAYAQWIHREFCRRLPDEMLWTENPATGEKAKIVPGEMRDREVKVGHHIPPAAQALPQFLQRFDEAYSPGGLSRVRQIIAIAAAHHRFLWIHPFFDGNGRVARLMSHASLKRLTIGSSLWSAARGLARNVNEYKRLLMAADSERENDSDGRGSLSQKALIDFCIFFLNTCIDQVEFMRSILQPSELLRRIKIYTEDEIRAGRIPKGSFSLLREALLA